From the Crassostrea angulata isolate pt1a10 unplaced genomic scaffold, ASM2561291v2 HiC_scaffold_45, whole genome shotgun sequence genome, one window contains:
- the LOC128168744 gene encoding multiple epidermal growth factor-like domains protein 10, which yields MKSIRQKSEAAKLLFVLLKLNYITTGSGETIPECKENFRCCDGYFWNWTINRCELCMPGYSGLNCTTRCPYPSYGYRCQGYCDCSNDTCDVSTGCRTLTTVQSNFHRFTTWTNSRGTV from the exons ATGAAATCCATCAGACAAAAATCCGAGGCAGCCAAATTGTTGTTCGTGTTACTCAAGTTGAACTACATTACAACTGGATCTGGAGAAACTATTCCAGAATGCAAAGA AAACTTCAGATGTTGTGATGGCTACTTTTGGAACTGGACGATCAACAGATGTGAAC tgTGTATGCCAGGATACAGTGGACTGAATTGCACAACTAGATGTCCTTATCCATCATACGGATATAGATGCCAAGGGTATTGTGACTGTAGCAATGACACTTGTGATGTATCTACAGGATGTAGAACTCTTACTACAG TACAGTCCAATTTTCATCGTTTCACCACGTGGACAAATAGCAGAGGTACTGTATAA